CAAGTCTTTGTTTCAAAAGGAAGGTCCTCGAGCGTTTTTTCGAGGCATTAAACCTAGAGTCGTATTCAATGTACCGTCAACTGCTATCAGTTGGACTGCCTATGAAATGGCGAAGGCCTACCTACTACCCGGCCACTAATTACAATACAGTGCAATCAATCTTTTCTAAATCATCttacatatatatatagcTCTATTAATCCCCGTGCTCTAATGATAAATCGCCTCCCCTAGTAGAATGgtttcctttttctgtgCCACAAACGAAAATACCACACATGAGGCTAGGAACGCTACAAAGTTATAAAACTGATCAGTTAGTTTAGTTAGTAATGTGCTTCTGCTGGTACACCCGTATTTTTACTTACTGCCCGTCTCGAGTATCCACgctcttcttcctctgatCGGAATGAGCTAAAGATAGTACGAAGGCTTTGAAACATAATCGTGAGGACTCGGTGTATACAACAAAGAAGTGACTGATGGAAGGGTGGTTATTATTATCTGTGGCTGGTGAGATTGCTCTGTCTTGAAGTCTGCCCTGGAGCCCCCTAGACGCATCGGGGCCCACCGGGACTCTCCAGGAGCCGCCGACAGACACCGGGCTTGCGCAGCCGCACGTGCTTATCTTTGCCTGTTCTAACAATTTATTTATCGTCGTTATCACGTCAGCTGCCTTTgttcacttcttcttctccatctttcaCTACTTGTTCCTTTTGCTATTAAAATGAAAGGTTCTTTAGCTAGAGAATGGTCTCTATGGAACCAATTACAACAGGGTTACTCCAAATTCACTCCGGAAGAGAGTgagcaagaaaaagaactcAATCCCATCGAATTGGACGCTGATGAGACTGTCACTTTCGACGAAAAGCACCCATTAACATATGTTCACAAAGATCcaccttcaacttctgaTCGGcatttcaagaagtttaTAAAGGCTGTCTTTATCCTCGAGTTCATTGGATCTCTGTTTGCTCTCTTTGGGCTGTTGAGAACCAAGACAACTTTTATTACACCTGGTTCCCACCAGTTCTCCGGTGACCAGACTGTTATTGGCACCTACGGAAATGACTCAAAGCCTGTTCCCCACGAATTCATCGAGATTCCTGTACTACCGGCCCTTGAATATGGAAGTCCGGTTTACCAGCAGAGTCTTCTTAATGCTACTTTCGAGAACTCCTGGGGTCATCCGGCTATAATCAAGTATTCCCCTCCTCCTCAGGGAGCAAACTTTTCTCAGGTGGTGCTTACTTTAGATTTGTGGGTCGATGGTGTTCAATTTGATCGCCTTTTTCACGTTTATATCGGAGGAAGCGAGATTTGGAGGTCTAGCACCCCTGAACCTGCCGGTAAATACTCCCACACCTTTTCCCAGAAGGACGTCTCCGTCTACCATCGGTTGTTCCGCAAAGACACCAAACTTATGGTACAATTGGATAACTTGATCAACTCCCGGTTGACGGGAACCTTCAACATCTCTTTGAATGCCTTCTACTATAACAATCCTCGGAACGCTTCTCTAATTCCTCACAAGCATATTGAGGAAAGTGAAACGGAACCGGCTCAAGAGTCTGATTTCTTCACCAACGACGTCGGTGATGTCGTTATTCCGGGTCTTGGCGATTCTGTTTTCTACAGAGAGGAAGGTGCCAGTCACGTGATTCCTCTCGTTGAAGCTCCAGACGGAAGACCTCCTTTGATTTACTATCCTGACACTGACTTCAAGTTGTCTTTGCCAAAACTTGCCAAAAATACTACAAAGGTTAAATTGATGGTTTACAGTTCCGGTAATGCCGGCGAGGAGTTTTGGTTCTCTAATCTTATGGAGGAATTCAAGGATCGGTTCAAAAACCATGGACATACATTTGGTGGCCATGGGCCTTGCAGGGTTATCAACATTTACCATGATGATGTGCGTATAGCCACTGCGAATCCACTTCCTGTTATATTCACCGGTGGCCTATCTCCAGCTCTCTGGAACCCTGTGGTTTCTACTGGCTCCTACGATATCAAAGCAATCGAATTTGATATCACTACCATACTACCATATCTATGGGAAGATAGTATTCAGTTAAAAATTGATGTGTCAAACTGccttgatgatgatttgaaaCTTGGCGAAGAGCCTTCTGGTATTAGTTCTAACTGGATTTCTTCCGCCAACCTTGCAGTGTGGGAGAACGAATACATTGCTGACAGTTCTGGGGAGATTTTGAGCATTGACAACACTACCAAAGTTTCGTCTTTTGCCTTTGAGCCTCCATTTGCTGGAGTCCTCAACCAGATAGTCAATGCCAAGTTCACTAATCAGATCAGAACACACTTCAACTATACTCTACTTAACGGAACCTCCATTGATTTTATCTCTGAAAATTATAAAAAAGTTAAACAGAGCAACATTCAACTTGTAAAGAGTTTTGGTGACAAACAGAAAGTCATCTCGGTGCCTCAAAGTAAAGCA
The sequence above is a segment of the Brettanomyces nanus chromosome 4, complete sequence genome. Coding sequences within it:
- a CDS encoding uncharacterized protein (EggNog:ENOG41), giving the protein MKGSLAREWSLWNQLQQGYSKFTPEESEQEKELNPIELDADETVTFDEKHPLTYVHKDPPSTSDRHFKKFIKAVFILEFIGSLFALFGLLRTKTTFITPGSHQFSGDQTVIGTYGNDSKPVPHEFIEIPVLPALEYGSPVYQQSLLNATFENSWGHPAIIKYSPPPQGANFSQVVLTLDLWVDGVQFDRLFHVYIGGSEIWRSSTPEPAGKYSHTFSQKDVSVYHRLFRKDTKLMVQLDNLINSRLTGTFNISLNAFYYNNPRNASLIPHKHIEESETEPAQESDFFTNDVGDVVIPGLGDSVFYREEGASHVIPLVEAPDGRPPLIYYPDTDFKLSLPKLAKNTTKVKLMVYSSGNAGEEFWFSNLMEEFKDRFKNHGHTFGGHGPCRVINIYHDDVRIATANPLPVIFTGGLSPALWNPVVSTGSYDIKAIEFDITTILPYLWEDSIQLKIDVSNCLDDDLKLGEEPSGISSNWISSANLAVWENEYIADSSGEILSIDNTTKVSSFAFEPPFAGVLNQIVNAKFTNQIRTHFNYTLLNGTSIDFISENYKKVKQSNIQLVKSFGDKQKVISVPQSKASFAILDPLDNSTSFTFNTSKSFPLVFSLNTKPIVGSETEYQVNITKKASYKIGVNGTKILQLKAKENGTSNFTLSPNGNHGVGRVEHNYTVSNIHGHVYNRHALGDNGVLVYDNTTIINAPGTKRLEEVELDTSKLYSTSDRVAKLMKGLGAEAFDKLGFIEEDDPEFIQADTEALETFIEMTQQMLEENDGADEDLELSGTYNDGMGLFRPVLFDY